The genomic segment CGCAACCAACGCCGCTTTTCACGATAACCGCGCGTACGTAGGTTTGGTGGTTGGCGCGTTCACCATTGGATGGAGCACGTTCGCTTTCGCTTCTGGACGATTAGTCCATCAAATCGGCGAACGGCTTCCGAGTGTGATAGGAATTATTGTGCATATCCTGGGACTTCTCATTTTGATGGTCGCATTCAAACATGGACTCGGCTGGGTCATCGCTGCGGCGCTCATCGCAGGCGCTGGAATGGGACTGCTCTCGCCCGCGCTCACTGTCGTGGTGCAGAATAGCGTCCCGGTTGCCCGAATGGGTAGCGCGACCACCAGCCAACAATTCATCCGGCAGATCGGTGCCGCACTCGGGATTAGCGCGTTTGTCCTGGCCGCGACCGTAGGCGGATTTCGGTTAGGCTTGCTGTTGATGATTGCAGTTAGCGCGGGAACATTTGTGTGCGTGCTCGCGCTGCCCGCGCACAGTCTCCACGATACACAAACTGATGCTTTAAGTGACTAACAACGAATGAACGCGAATGGACGCGAATAGGGATGGAAACTACAAAATCAATTCCTCTTTATTCCCATCCAATATCCGTCCGCCGCTTAGCACGAGACGCTCCCACTCCAGGCGTGCGTGTTTGAAATTCAGGATGATCCCAACGGGTAAAGTAGTGATCCGGAGATAATTCAACATCTGACCGCGTTCGTGGTCGATGATGTGGTCGATTGTCTTTGTGTCGACGATTAATTTCTGTGCACGACAAGATCCGGTACATACTCGCCTACCAACTCGCCTTTGTACAAAACCTGGTGTCGGTCCTGTTGAGTGAAGGGAATCCCGCGCAGACGAAACTCCACACACAGGCAGTTCTCATAGATTTTCTCGTGCAGCCCGTGGCCGCGAACGTTTAGGACCTCAATGGCGCATCCCACGACCGCGTACACCTCTTTCTGCAATAATAATTCGCGTGTATTAGCGTTCATTCGCGGTTAAATCCTGCGTTTAGGCTTGAGCCGATCAGCTGTGCAATTCGAACCAGGCGGGTTTCAGATGGGCCAGCGGCTCTTTTAGTTTCGCGAGCTCTGCGGCTGGTCCGTGAACTTCGATGCGAATCAAGTCGGCCATCGTCAGCGCCTGAGCCAGCATCGCATCCACGTTTTCCAAGTGTGCCAGCAGCGCTTCAGCGTTGACGTAGCCTTCGCGGCAGAATACTTCGTCGCCGTTGATCGTGAACTCATAGAAAAGATTACCCGTTTCGTCCCGTGTTTTGGCCGCAAACTCCGGCAGAATCGCCTTCAAATGCGGCATCTTATCCGGAGGCACCTTAAAGTAGGGATGCAAACTGACGAATCTCGAAAGTTGATTCATACCTTAATGGTAAACCCTTCCGGAATGCAGGGCGAGGCCAGACGACTTCTCCAGAAGCAAGTACGCCCGCCAACCGGACGAGCTTTGCGATCCTGTTCATCGCGGCGAACAATCGATCGTAAGCTCCGACTCTTTTTGAAAATGGAGTGAAACACCAACCCTATACGTGATTCACGTATAGCATCCATTCACGCTTGTTCGTGGTCGAGGGCTACAGCTACGCGCTCTCGGAAGCCAGAACACTT from the Pirellulales bacterium genome contains:
- a CDS encoding antibiotic biosynthesis monooxygenase — its product is MNQLSRFVSLHPYFKVPPDKMPHLKAILPEFAAKTRDETGNLFYEFTINGDEVFCREGYVNAEALLAHLENVDAMLAQALTMADLIRIEVHGPAAELAKLKEPLAHLKPAWFELHS